GATGTTGCCAATCACCAGATCAGATGCCTTCGCCCCGTCCTGATCGAGGACACAGTTCACTTTGAGCAGCGCTTCTTCGTCAAGAAGATTCAGGCGAGGAAGCTCAGCATTGCTGCTGCCAAGCAGTGGTACCGCAACGCTGAGATCGCCGCCTCCATCGCCTACGCCAGCACCCCCAGCCCTCATGCTCAAGCCTTTGGTGAGACCGGCACTTTCTTCGAGGCCCTTACCCATCTCGTactgccttccacttctactGGAAACATTCCCAacaccttcctcttcgacgAGGAGCGCATCCTTAAGCTCAGGTCAGACATGTATGACAGCATCTGCCTCGAGATTTGCATGCGCAAGTATGAGGACTACGACAGCCTCTCGAGACAGTTTTCCTCCGGAGTGCCTGCTTACGTATCTGACGACAATGGCCGTACCCTAAGCACCCGCTCGTCCGCGGAATTCAACTTTTCCCGTCCTTCTAGTCTAACCTTTAGCGACCGCAACTCCCTGTCATcaactccttcttctccccgcAGCTCCGTCATCTTCCCACCCACCACCGGTTCTTGCATCCCTGCTCAGGACTCTGCCGAATCCCGCCGAAAGGCACAGGAGCTCTACTCGTCTcttctcgccctcctccacacCGCTCCACCTGCCAGCCGTCCTGACTACAGGTGGAAGAACCTTGCCGGCGCCATGGCCCTCCAGATTCTGCGCTTTGTCAACCACCCTCAGGCGTCCCTGGCCGAGCTCGAATCCAACCTTGTTCGCGTACTAGGCGACCCCACATGCGAGGTGTTCCGGGAGGTTGAAGCCGAGTTCCAGCAAAAGCTGCTAGGCGAAGTGGcggtcaaggtcaaggagttTAGGAATCTCTCTGGCGTTGGCCTCTTCTCGCGCGCAACTGGTGGAAGGATCCAGACCCCTGGCACTAGGGCCTGGAATGCCGGTGGAGCTGGCGATCACCTTCACACCCCTGGAGCCAGCAAGGTGATGGGTATCCAGAGCCTTGGCGGTAGTGAGCCATCAACGACCGCTACGTCTTCAAGCCCATCGAGCAACAGGGACCCCCGCGAGGAGGCCGGTGTCGAGGACATGGCGATGCGCGTCGCCCATTTTGGCGTTCTCCACTGGAGGGTCTGGGCACAGTTGGCGTACATCGGCGATGTCGAAAGTGAGTTGGAGAACGCGGACTTGATGGCTCAGATGCAGGCCCAGGGGTCAGCGTATGCCGAGCAGTTTGCCGCGGCCGCTGCGGCTGCCAATGTTGGGAGGTCATAGGTTGATGTGGCCAAAGTGAAAGAGGACACcgagagagaagaaaaagagagaagcaTTCATTGCCTTCTTGGAGAGATGCCTtggcggcagtggcagtTGCAGGACTGACTGCTGCTAGCTTTCAAAGCTTTTCGTTTTGTTGTTAATGCTCTTTTAATCTTTTGCATCGTTTTGcattgttggggttggggaaaggaagaagatgatggttgCTATACCGTCTGTGTCACTTGGCACCCCCCTTCCACCACTTTCCCTTTTACCACTACACTATTATTAGTCCTCACggtttttcttttatctactactactacggttggggttgggttgggtttggtctggtctggtctggtcgGCTCGGTTTGGCTTTTGTTGTTTAGTTGCTTGCACTGGTTTGGCTTCCTTGCCTGCTAGCTGGGTGCCTGGGTGTTGCGCGCGTTTGGGTGTTACAGTCGAGAAAGAATGGGTTTTGCGCAAAGTATTGTGACGTtggcagagagagagagagagagagagtcaAACAAGAACGTTTTTAGTAGTACTCGGAAATACCCCCCCGTTATTTTTATCagcttatttttattatatctcTTATTGTcaactacactactactacacTATCGAAAACGGGTCACCTCGTTCGCCTTGTTATCATACGATAGTCATATCTACTACTTTTACCTAACTCTACCTAACCTTAACCTttttaactactactactctactgctactactactattacaaaCTCTCCATCTGACTCGTGATCATGCCATGGCCATAATTTTGTTGTTTGTGTCAAGTTATGCCATTGAATGCATGTCGTGTACGTGCTCATAGCGTTCGAACACACAAGAGGTCTTGACCTTCTTCGTTTTGATATGACTGGTTGAAGTTCAGGGCTCTTACTAGAAAAGAGGCCTCATTATCTACCATACTTGTTCATCTGTCTTTGTATAACCGGCAAGGAAATGAATAAGAGAGTTTCTTGTTGGGTAGATATAGGGTCATACAAGATTGAACAAACACGCAACAGATAGCCAGATACAAGGcagaatatatatacatttAAATGATTGTggttacttttttttttttttttttttttttttctttttttctttttttttttttttttctcttccttatttcacctcttcctctttttaatttttcaCTTCCCTGTGCCTCACTCACTCAGCCACTGGTTGGTTGTCCGTCCGCAGtactcctactactactactactactactactttatatgtcactgtcactgtcactgtcactgtcactgtcactgtcacgAGATGGACAAAAAGGGGACTGACTgattgactgactgactaactgactaggtacctaggcgGGATACATTTGTGCATATGCTGTGTGCGGGTGAATTCCAGTTCATTTGCTTAAAATGGAATGATGGAAGCAAAAGAATCAtggaatatatataaccgtGGGTGTGTGGTTGGGAATATCTGTAGAAGCACGCAACACCCACTCTCTTATATATCCAGACAgataggaaggaaggagttggaggagataGGTAAGGTAAAGGTATCTACCTATGTacggtacctaggtagtaccTAAGTAGGTAAGGCAAGGTAAGTAGGGAGGTAGAGAGGTAGAGAGGATACTTCCTTAGCGGGAACTGCTGGAGAATTGGTGAGccgggaaggagaagaagaagaagaagaagaagaagaagaaggggggggggggggggggggggggtgtacctaggtaggtaagcatCGGGTGACGCCGTGTCGGGGGGGAGtgagtaaggtaggtacatacacCAGACATTGATGGGTGGGTGAGGTGAGAAGAGGTACCTGCTGCTGTTCTTGCCTTGCCTACTAATATCGATCGATGTCCTTTATCAATGTACTTACTGGCTGATTTTCATGCtcgttccttcttcttcttcttcttcttcttcttcttcttcagcatTTTTACGCATCACATAGGTCTAGGTGCAATGCCGGTATTGTTTTGACATTAGGAAAACGCACGCCTGTCTTTTTTTACCTGGAGGCAGTCCAGTATGGCCTTTTGGGACTTTGGGACTTTGGGACTTTTGGGTATAATTGAAGCGGGTGAGATTACTTAAGGTATTTAGGGTACTTAGTAAGTAGtaaaaggagaagagaaaagaccgCGCTATTCGTGTAGTGTAACAGCGAGATCATGTCGACGTTCAACTGCGAGTATCGAATGTATCTTTGCTTCAATATATTGTATCCAGATCCAACCACCAACTCCTGGGATTGAGTGTCTGAGACAACACACAAACTGAAAGGCATTTAGCAAACCGATTACTCTTTCATTTTCCGCGACAGGGACATAGACACGGTAGAAAATTACGCTCTTGATCGTTCGTCGTCTATAACAAAAAGAACAggagaaaacaaaaacaaagaccgagaaacatacaacaccagggattcgctggtcgtcaccgacccaactactagtctggccctcactggcttatctatgggagagcggacgggatcccgagttttccagtgggtatggtcgtatgtgctTGTTTCGGGCTGTTCTTGGACTTATATGAGAGAGCTCCTCTGGTCATAGATGCCGGAATGACTCGAGCCTCTTCCACACAATAAACAAAGAAATCGGCAAGTGAGAGATCTATGATAGTGAGGAGAGTAGAGAAAGCGAGGGTTatgaagaaagaaacatAATGGATGGCTTGCTTTGTACGAACGCAAAGTGACAACGTCAAGTAAGGCGGTCATCACCTGCTTCCCTTTTGCAGGTGGCCAAGGAAGTGCACAACATAGTCTGGGATCACCAACCGTAGAACCTTGGGGAGAAAAGAAGTTACGAGGAAAGGACATCCGCGAGCAAAAAGAACACGTGAACAGCCTCATTTCGATCTAACATTCTTTGTCGCGGAGAAGTTACATCAGCAGCCATGACCGGAACAAGTCGCCGAAGAGGACACATTTTTTTTGCAGACACCCTGTTTAGCTACCAACCTTGGACATTGGGGGTCTTGAATGCATCATTGTCTCTTCATTTGGTCTCTCAAAGAAAGGGATATGGCGCGGTGATCGTCTAGGACATCCCGCCCAAGTCTAATGAAGGATCCGCAACCTTGATAGTCTAGCCGCAGCCTGTTGAGAACCATACCAGAACCTTCTTGAACTGACCGAAGGCCAGGTGTTTAGCTACCTCGTGACCGTGCTCAACCCAGCAAGCCAGACACAAAAACCGGTGACCGCTACAAGAGCGTGGAACCCTCTGCGATGTTGGCCAGGCGAAACCAGTTTGATGCCATGTGATCCACTAGTGATATCTCAGCCACGATGATCCCATATCTCTTTTCGTACTGTCGAGCCTTGCCCAGTCGTCTAGAACAGTCGTAAACCGGCAATCCGAAGCTCAGCTCGCTCGGGTCCCATCTCGGTAAAATCATGGAGTCCAGCATTGTCGATAGGGCGTCCGCTGCTTCCAAGTCCCACAAAGACCCTGTCGATCTCGCTTTACCGAGAGGGATTGGCCGGGTGTGCTGAGTTCTGGGCGTCGATAGTCGCAAAGTGTCGGTGTCCCCGAGCACGCCAGATCGTCATCTCCAGTGCTGTCCTCCATTGCCTGATTGCCATCCGCCTGTTTCACTTTGAAGTACTTCCTTTGAATTTGTCGGCCTTGTTGTCCCGCGTCCAGAAAACTGTCTATCCTTATGTCGCCGGGGCTGTCGCTTTCTCCGATGCTCTTCTCtccattttttttccttttagTGGAAACCCAGTGTGAACATATACTCCTGCAACTCCAAAGTTATGATTAAAAGGCGCAGTACCACGTAGTTGACAAGCGCCAAGCATTATAAAAACGTGTATTCGTGTCGAGGTAACAAGGGAAAGAATGATTTAGTTGCCAACAAGCATGGAGAACTATTCAACATATCTTATTAGTCTCTTTGGTCTAGAACAGACAGTGGATTGTGTGGAACAAACGGGAAAACATACCGCCATGAAGATACAACATATGCTAACATACGGACTCAGCCGCTCGCCTATCCTTGCGCACTTCCAGAAGATGCCCATCAAGCTGTTCATTTTTCATGTCAGCACGTCGTTCCGTTGACCAGTCCCTGTGTATCTTTTGTCTCTCCTAAAACCCGCCCTGTTTTCAAACTTTATGCGGTGTCGAGGCAGAAGAGACAGGTCCATCGccaaaaaggggaaaggcaACTCACCCATCCTTGTTCCGGTCGAGGATCGCGGGGAACATCTGATGTATGTATGTCGAGGTgcagacgaggaggatgatgactaGAAGGAGGGATTGGAAGTTGAAGAGCGCGGTCTGTGAAGATCATCAAAGTGGTTAGCGATGATGTGATGGGATGCAATGGGAGGTGATGCGCCATGACGTTGCGGGTGACATACCATGGTGGGCGCTTTGATATGATGAGGCTGTCGGGGAAAAGAAATTCTCGTTATTTGGAGACGCGTCCAGGTCTCGTCGCTCGCTCGTCGTCCTTGCCGTGGATATCGCGGGTGGAGGTGTCGTAAACTTGCCGTGTTGGTGGTTACGTAGGTGTAGTCAGTGGTGATTGTGGAGGCCAGGGTGTCATAGCTCCTTCCACGGCTTCCAGGGCAAAAGAGGCCCGCGAGGCTGCGAAATGCCACACTGAACTTTCAGCGTTGTTAGGGGTGCCGCTCAGCAGTCTCACGCCCCGGGGCGCGCACAGCTTCAGCTCTTCCATTGTGGTTCGCTCttaagtggaagtggaatggATGTGACTGGAAGCTGATTGGTCATTGGACTCCATACCCGTCTTGTGGAGCCACGGTTACACAAGGCAGGGGTTCCTGGCGCCGTTGGGGGGCCTGGGGGCCTTGGGGGCCTTTCTTAGTCCCGTTTGGCATTTCGGAGCCTCATTGTTGATCGatccatcatcgtcatcgtttTCAACTTCGAACCCGTCCTCCGACAAGACGCCTAAGTTGGGACATATGCCGCCGGGCTGGACGCTCTTTTCAATCAACTAACTAGACAGCTATCGTACAGCCTACCAGTTTCGCTCGATTAATCCAGCGCTGCATCATCCTCTCAGTCGTCAAACATTTGCGCTCCCTCACCACTTAACGCGACAAGGCTGATCGAGCTCTCGACCCCGCGCAACTCGAAGCTCTAAATCGCACCAGCCTTCGACGTTGAGCTTCTAGGTCTGCTCAACTGAGCCTCTGAGCCCGTCGATAAATTCAGCCTTCTACTCGGTTCCTATCCAAACCTTCCTCGTTTGCAACGCATCTCTACTGCGAACCGCAACCTCAATCCTCCATCCACCTCCATCCACCTCACCTTcgtccatcaccatcctcacaCTTCGGGGCCTCAAGCCCACCCACCCCCAGCCCACCATGGAACCCCGCGCCCGCGCCGGCAAAAATGTCGGCAAAATGAATTTTAACCACAACGAACGTacgtctcttctttttcccacTCCCCatttttcccctcctccccattccccccccctcttcccccctccccatttcccccctcttttcATCCCCCACCTAGACTAaccccccctcttttttGCATCGCAACAGTAGCCCAACTCCTCTACGGCCACGGCGACCTCAAGAACCCCCTGCCCGAAACCGTGCGCGTGCTCGACGAGCTCATCACCGACTTCATCCAGGGCGTCGGCTTCGAAGCCACGCGCGCCGCCCACCACGCCGGCCGACAAAAAGTCAAGTTTGAAGATTTCGAGTTTGCCATGCGCCGGAACCCGCGGTTCATGGGCAAGATCCAGGAGGTGtttgagaagaaaaaagagatcGAGGCGGCGCGCAAGAATTTCAACATTGAGGATCAGTTGATGAAGGATgcggataaggaggagaaggagaaggaaaagaaggggggtAGTGCTGACAAAGGagacaaggagaagggggagaaaggggagaaagagaaagaaaagggaggggagaaaggaggaggaggaggagaaaaggaaaaggaaaagggaccGGGAAGTACTGTCTCGGGATCGGGGTCGGGTTTAGGTTCCGGCGGTGGCGggacaaagaggaagagacagCAGAGTGtgttggaggatgaagagttGGATGAGTTGGATGATGATTTGGAGGCCGAGGCGGATATTGGCACggcgacgaagaggaggtagGATCTCCTTGGGTGGAACCGTCGTCGCTGAGAGTATTTCGTTTTGGTTGGTTCCGGGTTTTGGCCAAGTTGGTCTGTGATttgggaagaaaaggggacGACGGCATGGCATTATTTCGTTTTGATAATATGCATAGCGAGGCGTTAAGGGACATGGATACGGTTAGGTTGGTCAAGCATGGGGATTATTGCCTTGAACGGGCTATGAGCTTAGGAAGTTCTATCACTCTTGACACAATAGCTTCCTTTTACAGTAGCCGTATCAACATTACTCTTCATACCAGCCCTTTATTAAACCCATCTCTCTCGCTTCGCAAGAAGTGCCCAGGACCTATTTTCCCGTTACTTTCCATTCCCATTTCTCtgtcccttccccttcccctttcccttcccccccttccctttctcccCCTCAATGGCACTAACCCCCTCAAAAACCATAATCTCCCCTTTCCCAGGCAACATTCCCTCCGGCACTCTAACCTCCACCTTCTCCAAGACCTCCTTGGTCATCTCCCACTCCACCGCAGACTTGCCCGCATCAATCCTAGGCATCCTCATCTCCGGACCAATCACCATATTcatactcttcttcttcttcgtagcAGTCGCATTCACATTCACATTCACATTCCACTCCGCAACCTGCCTCATCAAATCCTCCATCGCCTTCCCTGTCGCTTTCATCATCGCCACCGCCGGATCTCTATACGGGCCATACCCAAGACTGGTAAAAAGACACCCGACAAAGTGCTTCTTGTCGTCCGGAACAGAGGGACGCGGCGGGATGAGCAGTGCCGTGCCGACTAAGCTGCGCTGGTGCTTGGCCAAAGCGTTTTTGCGGGCTTGGATGGGGTCGACGGACTCggcggcttcttcttggtcttgaaGGAGATTGTTGGTTTGTGAGGAGGTGGACGTGGATgtgatggggatggaagAGCAGTGCGCCTGGTAGGCTTTGTAGGCTCCGGGGTAGTGAGTGCGGAAAATCCTGGCTATGCCGGTGCCCCAGTCGCCTTGGGCGTTACAGGcgtggatgaggagggagcCAGGAGGGGGTGCGGGGGAGAAGATGTCGGAGGAGTTGGCGTGGGGGATGAGGGTGAGGCGGTGGGTGGtgaggggtggtggtggtttttgttgttgttgtggttgtttggttgatgttgctgctttTGCTTGTGATGATGCGgatgtcgtcttcgtctttggTTCTGCTTTTCGCGCCTCCCGTGTTCGCGTCTCTGCTGTCGTCTCTGCTACACCCGGCGACGACAACCCCAAGGACCTCAACACCACACTCCCACCGTTGATGATCATATCATTTCCCACCTTCCAGCCACCCAAATCCTCTTGGTGTTCCAACGCACTGGGACCAAACTTGCGACCTTTCTTAAGACTGAACGTGAAATACGACGGAACCTTCTTTTCGACTGTTCCCATTGGTTCAGCTTTCTTCTCAGATTTCACTTTCCCATCGCCACCATCTTTCAAGCCATTGTTTTCCTGAGTCTGCTGAGTCCGCTGAACCTGCTGAGCCTGCTGATTCTTTTGATCCTGCTGATTCTTTTGACTCTGCTGAACGTGCTGAGCTTGCTGAACCCGCTGAACCTGCTGAACCTGCTGAACCCGCTGAACCTGCTGAACCTGTTGAGACTGCTCATCCTGCTGAGTCTGCTCACTCTGCTGATTCTTCACtctcccacttccacttccacttccaccagcaccagcagcacgaTTACGCCTAACGGCAGCCCATCCACCCATATGAGCAAGAATGCTCCCGCGGTTCTTGCTTCCCTCGCGGCTCTCAAGTCTCCGAATTCTTACGCCCCCAGTACCTTCAGCACCTTCAACActaccaccaacaccaccaccactattACTGACCTCAGCGAGGCCAAAGTCCGCCACCTTGGGTTCCTCCAGTACTGTTTTCCTGTTTCTTGGTTTCTGTCCCTGTTCCGTGCCATTCAACCCATTATCACCGTTCTGTACTTCCTCCTGTGCCGCTGGCATGTCCGAGACTGTGGAGGGATCTTGATCCATTAGTAGCGGATGTGTCCGTGCTAATATCGCTTGCTGACGTTGCTGACGTTGCTGACGTTGGTGctgttggtgctgttggTGCTGTTGTCCCTGAATCTGTCTCacttgctgttgctgatgttgctgatattgctgttgctgctggtattgttgatgctgatgccgatactcctccctccccaccgCCAGTTGATGATACCccctctgctgctgctgttgtcgaTACCCCCCATATTGTTGTCGGTGCCCCTTTTGCTTGGTGCTATGCAGCCCAATAGTATTCACCTTAGTATCCCACGCAatttgctgttgctggtgctgttgctgtcgttGTTGCTGCCCTGCTCCGTTCACTTTCATATCCACATCCACTTTGACTTGCTCCAGCTTCTGTCCCAACCTTTGCTCCTGCCCCAACCTCTGCCCCATCACCTGTCCCATGTCCAACCACTTCGCCATCTCTaacctcttctc
The Neurospora crassa OR74A linkage group II, whole genome shotgun sequence DNA segment above includes these coding regions:
- a CDS encoding transcription factor TFIID complex subunit Taf13, translating into MEPRARAGKNVGKMNFNHNELAQLLYGHGDLKNPLPETVRVLDELITDFIQGVGFEATRAAHHAGRQKVKFEDFEFAMRRNPRFMGKIQEVFEKKKEIEAARKNFNIEDQLMKDADKEEKEKEKKGGSADKGDKEKGEKGEKEKEKGGEKGGGGGEKEKEKGPGSTVSGSGSGLGSGGGGTKRKRQQSVLEDEELDELDDDLEAEADIGTATKRR
- a CDS encoding ADP-ribose 1''-phosphate phosphatase, variant, with protein sequence MKPTSHLRVFNPPLNLILRHGASSSQQPLGRVIPLDVQLQLQRQRQPQRKVVEGWVPGVEGLEEKKGQGQGQAMGQVMGQRLEKGRGQEHRLGQRLEQKLEKGQELGHKPEKLGQEMEMEIEREKRLEMAKWLDMGQVMGQRLGQEQRLGQKLEQVKVDVDMKVNGAGQQQRQQQHQQQQIAWDTKVNTIGLHSTKQKGHRQQYGGYRQQQQQRGYHQLAVGREEYRHQHQQYQQQQQYQQHQQQQVRQIQGQQHQQHQQHQRQQRQQRQQAILARTHPLLMDQDPSTVSDMPAAQEEVQNGDNGLNGTEQGQKPRNRKTVLEEPKVADFGLAEVSNSGGGVGGSVEGAEGTGGVRIRRLESREGSKNRGSILAHMGGWAAVRRNRAAGAGGSGSGSGRVKNQQSEQTQQDEQSQQVQQVQRVQQVQQVQRVQQAQHVQQSQKNQQDQKNQQAQQVQRTQQTQENNGLKDGGDGKVKSEKKAEPMGTVEKKVPSYFTFSLKKGRKFGPSALEHQEDLGGWKVGNDMIINGGSVVLRSLGLSSPGVAETTAETRTREARKAEPKTKTTSASSQAKAATSTKQPQQQQKPPPPLTTHRLTLIPHANSSDIFSPAPPPGSLLIHACNAQGDWGTGIARIFRTHYPGAYKAYQAHCSSIPITSTSTSSQTNNLLQDQEEAAESVDPIQARKNALAKHQRSLVGTALLIPPRPSVPDDKKHFVGCLFTSLGYGPYRDPAVAMMKATGKAMEDLMRQVAEWNVNVNVNATATKKKKSMNMVIGPEMRMPRIDAGKSAVEWEMTKEVLEKVEVRVPEGMLPGKGEIMVFEGVSAIEGEKGKGGKGKGKGKGQRNGNGK
- a CDS encoding ADP-ribose 1''-phosphate phosphatase encodes the protein MKPTSHLRVFNPPLNLILRHGASSSQQPLGRVIPLDVQLQLQRQRQPQRKVVEGWVPGVEGLEEKKGQGQGQAMGQVMGQRLEKGRGQEHRFEKGRGQEHRLGQRLEQKLEKGQELGHKPEKLGQEMEMEIEREKRLEMAKWLDMGQVMGQRLGQEQRLGQKLEQVKVDVDMKVNGAGQQQRQQQHQQQQIAWDTKVNTIGLHSTKQKGHRQQYGGYRQQQQQRGYHQLAVGREEYRHQHQQYQQQQQYQQHQQQQVRQIQGQQHQQHQQHQRQQRQQRQQAILARTHPLLMDQDPSTVSDMPAAQEEVQNGDNGLNGTEQGQKPRNRKTVLEEPKVADFGLAEVSNSGGGVGGSVEGAEGTGGVRIRRLESREGSKNRGSILAHMGGWAAVRRNRAAGAGGSGSGSGRVKNQQSEQTQQDEQSQQVQQVQRVQQVQQVQRVQQAQHVQQSQKNQQDQKNQQAQQVQRTQQTQENNGLKDGGDGKVKSEKKAEPMGTVEKKVPSYFTFSLKKGRKFGPSALEHQEDLGGWKVGNDMIINGGSVVLRSLGLSSPGVAETTAETRTREARKAEPKTKTTSASSQAKAATSTKQPQQQQKPPPPLTTHRLTLIPHANSSDIFSPAPPPGSLLIHACNAQGDWGTGIARIFRTHYPGAYKAYQAHCSSIPITSTSTSSQTNNLLQDQEEAAESVDPIQARKNALAKHQRSLVGTALLIPPRPSVPDDKKHFVGCLFTSLGYGPYRDPAVAMMKATGKAMEDLMRQVAEWNVNVNVNATATKKKKSMNMVIGPEMRMPRIDAGKSAVEWEMTKEVLEKVEVRVPEGMLPGKGEIMVFEGVSAIEGEKGKGGKGKGKGKGQRNGNGK